From Polyodon spathula isolate WHYD16114869_AA chromosome 24, ASM1765450v1, whole genome shotgun sequence, one genomic window encodes:
- the LOC121299326 gene encoding isocitrate dehydrogenase [NAD] subunit alpha, mitochondrial, producing MAGNAWRSTVSRVLGAVKKQTSVTRGFAGGTQTVTIIPGDGIGPEISDAVIKIFDSARVPIHWEERNVTAIKGPGGKWMIPPEAKESMDKSKIGLKGPLKTPIAAGHPSMNLLLRKTFDLYANVRPCVSIEGYKTPYTDVDLVTIRENTEGEYSGIEHVIVDGVVQSIKLITENASQRIAQFAFEYARNNQRSTVTAVHKANIMRMSDGLFLRKCRDVAENYKDIKFTEMYLDTVCLNMVQDPTSFDVLVMPNLYGDILSDLCAGLIGGLGVTPSGNIGANGVAIFESVHGTAPDIAGKDLANPTALLLSAVMMLRHMGLHDHAKKIEKACYDTIESETVRTKDLGGNAKCSEFTNEICRRVQDQD from the exons ATGGCTGGAAACGCGTGGAGGTCAACG GTATCTCGTGTACTGGGAGCTGTGAAAAAACAGACGTCAGTCACAAGAGGATTTGCTGGTGGG acACAGACAGTTACCATTATCCCTGGAGATGGAATTGGACCAGAGATTTCCGATGCTGTTATAAAGATCTTTGATTCTGCTCGG GTTCCAATTCACTGGGAGGAGCGGAATGTAACGGCTATTAAAGGACCAGGTGGAAAGTGGATGATTCCTCCAGAAGCTAAAGAATCTATGGATAAAAGTAAAATCGGATTGAAAG gaCCTTTGAAGACGCCGATTGCTGCGGGCCACCCATCGATGAATCTGCTGCTTCGTAAAACCTTTGACCTTTATGCAAATGTTCGTCCCTGTGTGTCGATTGAAGGCTACAAGACCCCCTACACTGATGTGGACCTTGTCACAATTCGAGAGAATACAGAGGGAGAATACAGTGGGATTGAACATGTG ATTGTTGATGGAGTGGTTCAGAGTATAAAACTAATTACTGAAAATGCCAGCCAGCGTATAGCTCAGTTTGCATTTGAGTATGCCAGAAACAACCAAAGAAGCACAGTTACGGCTGTACACAAGGCTAACATTAT GCGCATGTCGGATGGTCTTTTTCTAAGAAAATGCCGGGACGTAGCTGAAAACTACAAAGATATTAAATTCACTGAAATGTACCTGGACACAGTATGTCTGAAT ATGGTGCAAGACCCAACTAGTTTTGATGTACTTGTAATGCCAAACTTGTATGGCGATATCCTCAG TGATTTGTGTGCTGGCTTGATTGGAGGTCTTGGAGTGACACCCAGTGGTAACATTGGCGCCAACGGAGTTGCCATATTTGAATCA GTGCATGGAACAGCCCCGGACATCGCAGGAAAGGATCTTGCTAACCCCACTGCTCTCTTATTGAGTGCTGTTATGATGCTGCGCCACATGGGACTCCATGACCATGCCAAGAAAATTGAGAAGGCCTGCTATGATACTATTGAGAGCGAAACA gtgcGGACCAAAGATCTTGGAGGAAATGCAAAGTGTTCAGAATTCACAAATGAAATCTGTCGCAGGGTACAGGATCAGGACTAA